The DNA region TGTTCAGGAAAATGGAAACCCTGACCAAGCGGATAAACGAGGTTAAGTTTTTCGCCTTCTCTCAGGGTTGTTAACGCTTTTGTGCCCGTACCTACGATCTTAATAAAAAGACTGATGCTGTTGCTATGCACATCCACATCATGGATTGAAAATGGTCTACGCAAATAAACATCGCTTGTGTTTGGAACCAGCACTTCGGCGAATTGTCCAGGTTCAATAACCGGAAGCGGCTCAGGGCAGAGCAAATCAAAGATCATATGATTACCGCTAAGCTGCTGGTTTCGGATGACCGTAAAATCGTGAATGAATTTTTTCATCATATGCACCCATAAAAAAAAGCCCGCCGTTTGACGGACTCTATGCTTTATTCACTATCCGGATCTTTTTCAGGTACGGTGCTGCTTTCATCAGCTTTTACTTCTTCTTCAGTGCTTTCTATCGGCTCTTCAGGCTTTTCTGTGAAATCGAGCATTTCTTTTTCATGCAAAAGATTATACCATGCATAAATTTTCTTCATGTGCGAAACATACACCTTATCGCGGTCGTAATTGGGCATAATAGTTTCGAAAAACTCTTTCAGTTTCTGATTGTCGGCTTTTGCATCGGGCGCTTTGCCACCTTCGGTTTTTTCTCTGATGGTTGTAAGGATTTCCCTTAAAGGTTTGTCGTCAGTATCAGTAAACACGCTGATTTCTTCAAGTGAGCTTACCTTGTCGTGCGTGAAAGCCTGGAAACGCTTTCCATCAATCAACGATTCAACGATCACACCTGTTTTGGCTTGTGCTACCAATCTGTACAATCCCGGTTTTCCTGAAATTGACATGATTTTGCTCAAATCTGTGGTTTCTTTTTCCATTGTTATAAGTGGTTAAACGTTGCAAAAATACAAGAAATGTTCCGATAGCTGAAATGTGCGTTAATCTATTCGGGAAATGAGGGCGCGGGGCATGGGGCAAAGTATGCAAACCCTGACCAACGGGAAGGGATGGCAGCCTTTGTGACTGAACAGTTGAACAATAGAACAATTGAATAGCGAAGTAAAAGTGCCAGCCTTCCTTGTCAAGGATTCACCGTCCGACCGCTTCGGACGGTATGACGGACAAGAGCAAGTTTTTGAATGCTAATAGGCAGGTCTTAAAATTTCGTCCTGCAACAAGCTTAGCGCTTTTCTTTTGTCGCGCAAAGAAAAACCGGTTGGCCCATGTGGTGTATTGTTGGCATCAATAATATAGATTTCGCCGCTTTTTCGATCCCTTAACACATCCAGCTCACCATAATCAATATTGAGCAACCCGCAAAACTCCAGTATCTTATTTAGTTCATCCTGGCTCAACACTTCCAAAGGGTTTTCAATTACCTTGTGCTGTTTAATACGCGCTAAAGACTGCTTAAAAGTTCCAAAACGCTTTTCAAGGTGTTTGTACTTAAGATAGACCAATGGGATTTTATTCTTCACAACCGGAATCCTGATATCCTCAACAAAATCGGTATCCACCACATTATCAATCAGGATCTGATATACCGAGCCAGGTTCAACTTTTTGTATCGGGCAATTAATTATAGTGCCATCATGTGCAGCATTTATATCACTTTTTTTTACGCCAATTCCCTGGTGATTCAAAGGATCAATAAAAGTTGAACGCTTGAAAACGGCGCTGAAGGCTTTATCAACTGCAATCTTTGAGGAATCAGTGAAATTTAAATTAATGAGGTGTTGATTTTCATTCAGTTGCTGAGAAAGTGCATCATTCGTCCTTGTAGTATGTTCGGTCCAGAAAATACCCATCTCGTGCCTGAAACGTGGATTGTTGGTAATATTAAAGTGTGCATTCCGGAAGACTTTGTACAATACCGCACGCTTGCTGGGGTAATCAGGATAAAACAGAACTGTCCTCACCTTTCCCCTGTTCACAATGTATGAATAGACAAAATACAAAACAAAGTATATATCCTTGAAAATCCATTTCAGGATGCTTACCCGCTTTCTATCATATTTATTGATGAATATCATGGCCAATGGTTCTTATTTGTTGAAGATGAGTGCGAAGTTATAAAGCTAAGACTGCTCTGAAAGTAACAAATTGCTGATTTTTATCGTTTTAGCCCCTGACCCCTAAAGGGGAAACACTAAAAATCTGTAATTTGTGGAAGTCCCCTTTAGGGGATTTAGGGGCGTATTAACTTTTCTGAGTGCATTCAATGTTTATTCTTTTGTTCTACCTTTTTAGCCGGATAAAATTATTGAAATTACCAAGCCCTGGCATGTGAAGTATGTTGTATTTGAAGAAGCTGAAAAACCGGTTCTTCAGCGTTTCGTGCTTATTCGGTTTACGATTGGTATTGGGCTTGCCTGAGTATTGCAATTCGTTTTTCCAGTCAAATTTTTCGATCCATTCGCGCATTACCTCAGGGTGTGTTCCCTTGAATTGTTGCAAGAGGTTCAGCGGCCCGTAGTCAAACTCGAAATAGCGTTGCTTTTCCATTTCATCCACCCTCGACTTGCCTTTGTGTATAGTCTGAAATGCCTTGTTCTTTTTTCGCATCAGTTCCGGCGGGCGAACCCAGCCGTAATGATATATCCATGCATCGAGTTCAACAACCTTCAGCTTGAAGGTATTTTCCTGCCTCCGGTAATTTACACCATCAAAATCAGGAATATGCCGGAAAGATTGCGCGGATTCCCATGAATGAATTACAGGGAGATTTCGTACAATCCTGATTTCATAAGGATACCAGCCATGCGCACGATGGTAGTGATCGTAATCGCCCCAGAAATGACGGTACTTAAAGAGGAAACCTTCCACTTCTTTATCGTCCAGAAATTTCTCGCAGGCTGCTTTTATTTTAAGTAAGTCGTTTTCATGGATCACTTCATCGGCCTGGAGGTAGAAAAGCCAGTCGCCGCTGCAATGTTCTTTGGCGATATCGGTTTGGTGGGCATGTTCCATGCCGCGGGGATATTTCTCGAGGTTCCAAATTGTGTCAATGATCTTTACTTTTGGATCGCCAATACTTTCAACCAGCTCACGGGTTTTGTCGCCGTCGCTGCAATCGCCGATGGCAATCACAAACTCATCAACGATTGGTAAAATAGATTGCACAGCCTCCTTCACCGGGTAATACAGTGAATCAGCATTTTTGGCCATACTAAAACCGCTGATCTTCATTTCTTTTTAATTCAAAATTTCATATTCAAGATTCAAGATTAATGAGTTACGAAATATTCTGCATAGTATGTGGTGTTGAATTTTGAATCTTGAATTTTGAATCTGGAATCTCATGAGAACATCTGCATGCTATGCAAACGCGTATAAATTCCATTTTGGTTCATTAAATCTTTGTGCGTTCCTTTTTCCACAATCTTCCCTTCATGCATCACACAGATCAGGTCGGCATTTACAACTGTTGATAAGCGGTGTGCGATCACAATAGAAGTACGGTTTTTCATCAGATTGGTAATGGCATCCTGAACCAGGCGTTCTGATTCAGTATCAAGTGCAGAAGTAGCCTCGTCAAGGATCAGAATCGGTGGATTTTTTAACACTGCCCTTGCAATGCTGATTCTTTGCCGCTGCCCTCCTGAAAGTTTACCGCCACGGTCTCCGATATTCGTGAAATACCCGTTTTTTGTATTGATAATAAAATCGTGGGCGTTGGCAACTTTTGCCGCCTGTATGATTTCATCTTCGCTCACGCCATCCGAACCAAAGGCAATGTTGTTGGAAAAGGTGTCGTTGAAAAGTATAGCTTCCTGGTTTACAATCCCCATCAAATTCCTGAGGTCTTTGATTTTACAATCCTTTATGGGAACGCCATCAAGCAGGATTTCGCCTTCAACAGCATCGTAGAAACGGGGAAGCAGATCAACGAGGGTGGACTTACCGGCGCCTGATTGTCCTACCAGGGCCACCATCTGACCCTTTTTAATTTGCAGATCAATATCTTTTAAAACCCAGTCATTCTCATATTTGAACCCAACTTTCCGGTATTCGATACCATCCTTGAAATCCTCAACTGTGCTCGCATCCTGCTTTTCAACAATTGGATTTTCAGCTTTCAGTACTTCTTCGATCCTTTCTGCTGATGCAAGGCCCTTTTGCACATTGTACCAGGCAGTTGAAAAGGATTTAGCCGGGTTGATGATTTGCGAAAAAATAGCGAGGTAGCCAATAAAATTAGCCGGAGACAGCGAGGAGTCTGAGCCAAGAACCAGCGAACCCCCGTACCACATGATAAATACCACAACAACAGTTCCCAGAAATTCACTCAGCGGCGTTCCCATGTACTGTCTCCGGTACATTTTTATCATGATCCGCGTATAAAAATTATTCACGCTGAAAAACCGCTTCTTCACCCTGTCTTCACTGTTGAACGCCTTAATAACCCTCAAGCCGCCAAGCGTTTCATCCATAATGGAAAGTATGATACCCATTTTTTTCTGACCCTTAAGTGCAGTGGTTTTGAGTGTTCTACCC from Bacteroidales bacterium includes:
- a CDS encoding glycosyltransferase family 2 protein: MKISGFSMAKNADSLYYPVKEAVQSILPIVDEFVIAIGDCSDGDKTRELVESIGDPKVKIIDTIWNLEKYPRGMEHAHQTDIAKEHCSGDWLFYLQADEVIHENDLLKIKAACEKFLDDKEVEGFLFKYRHFWGDYDHYHRAHGWYPYEIRIVRNLPVIHSWESAQSFRHIPDFDGVNYRRQENTFKLKVVELDAWIYHYGWVRPPELMRKKNKAFQTIHKGKSRVDEMEKQRYFEFDYGPLNLLQQFKGTHPEVMREWIEKFDWKNELQYSGKPNTNRKPNKHETLKNRFFSFFKYNILHMPGLGNFNNFIRLKR
- a CDS encoding DUF5606 domain-containing protein, which codes for MEKETTDLSKIMSISGKPGLYRLVAQAKTGVIVESLIDGKRFQAFTHDKVSSLEEISVFTDTDDKPLREILTTIREKTEGGKAPDAKADNQKLKEFFETIMPNYDRDKVYVSHMKKIYAWYNLLHEKEMLDFTEKPEEPIESTEEEVKADESSTVPEKDPDSE
- a CDS encoding ABC transporter ATP-binding protein, translated to MKRFHKILRYLVPYWASVARNILFNFISVLFSLFSLAMVIPFLGILFGTQPRVDEMLPFSLEYIRSEGIGVFEILKNNFYFYISQLIDNQGEIYALVFVSGLVIIMSLLKTGFKYLAMYNLATIRNGVVKDMRNALYNKSVDLPLSYYSNERKGDIISRMTNDVHIVEWSIISSLEMLFSDPIMIIVYLIGLLVISPHLTLFVLILLPISALIIGGLGRTLKTTALKGQKKMGIILSIMDETLGGLRVIKAFNSEDRVKKRFFSVNNFYTRIMIKMYRRQYMGTPLSEFLGTVVVVFIMWYGGSLVLGSDSSLSPANFIGYLAIFSQIINPAKSFSTAWYNVQKGLASAERIEEVLKAENPIVEKQDASTVEDFKDGIEYRKVGFKYENDWVLKDIDLQIKKGQMVALVGQSGAGKSTLVDLLPRFYDAVEGEILLDGVPIKDCKIKDLRNLMGIVNQEAILFNDTFSNNIAFGSDGVSEDEIIQAAKVANAHDFIINTKNGYFTNIGDRGGKLSGGQRQRISIARAVLKNPPILILDEATSALDTESERLVQDAITNLMKNRTSIVIAHRLSTVVNADLICVMHEGKIVEKGTHKDLMNQNGIYTRLHSMQMFS